A window of Phragmites australis chromosome 2, lpPhrAust1.1, whole genome shotgun sequence genomic DNA:
TGCTTTTTGATAACCAATCTACAACTCTTTATGGAATAATGTTTGCATGAACTCTTTACAATATACTGTCTCTATCCTCAATCAGATACTGGCGGGGAGCTACTTCTGTGTTGCTGGAGCACTCGTTGGCATCGTAAATCCTGGGAGGATGACTTTGTTTGGTACCCTTTTGGTTATCTGGGGTCTAGTGAAAGAAGCACTATTCGGGAAACCAGTGAACAGTGATCCAACACAATCAGCTTATGTCTACCCGACCATTATGATTGCCCTGATTTGTGCATTCATGTCAATAACTTACAATGTAAAGAAGACGGCAAGAAGTAGTCCTTCTGTTTCTATTGCCAAGCCAATGCAAAGTTCTGCCAAGTCAAAACTGAAGTAGACACCGCTGTTACAACCTTTAATCCTTTTAGTTCATTTCCATTATTGGAGTGTTAAAGACAGTTTCAAGGATAACCTGAACATGATTCTGGTGTATCTCAATACTGTAACGTTTACTTTTCTCCTTTGTATTGAAGGCTCACATGATCACTCCATCTGTAATTTTGATCAtaaacagcttcatgtttgttTCCCCAATATTTCTGCTATTGAGGCAGGAGTGTCTTTCTCATTGTTGAGACTTAAGAGTTCTGGCATTGTGGCCTCCTTTAGCAGGATATTTATCTTGTTGCTAGATCCAACATGGAATTTCTCTTATTTATTTCTCTTGATTTATGTTTGAAATACTGGTATTTATTTATTCCATGGCAACCATGCAGAATAACCTGTTGATTTTCTTTGCCGGTATAAACCTGGCTAAACCCTCTCAttccagaaaagaaaaagaatgccTGAACATctcgggtttttttttttttttgagggcaACAGAATGAACAGCACTTGCTTAGTTCAGCTCTTTAAGTTGTCCAATAACATTATAATTGCCAATCTTATCACGTTGGTCATAAGTTGAAACAACTTAACATATGTTGTGTTGCTTCTACTTATCTTCTGTATTAGGAATAATATTTGAGGGGTACTTGGAatgtttatgaaaaaaattatctgaGATACCAGCTGATAAATCATACAGACTGAAGTGAGGAAACGAGGACACATGCAGTAGTTACACTTTGCCCTATTTACGAGGTGGTCCATCATTCGCAAGTAATGCTGCTGTCCTAGCATTTGCCTTGTTCTATTCTGCAACAACGGCAAGGCTGCATATGTAACTGCATGTGGCTCTTTGCCCTGTCTCTTgctctctgctgatgtgtctGGTGGATGATGAGAGCACATGTGAGGAGACTAGCTAAGCCCCACCGTCATGTGAGTTTTGTCCCTTGGGGTTGTTCATATCTTGTACGCTTCCTTTCTTGCGTTTTATGCTTTTCTGCTGGTGAAAAATCGGAGCAGTAATCTTTTTATTTGCCCATTTTAACAGCTGAAGCCTGGAGTCGAATACTGAATCTTAAGAAGCCAGCAATGCCAGGGAGATGGGAGTTGATGTGTGCTGTGAGCTGAAGTGATAACCTTCTCTGATTGAGATGTGAGGCAGTTTCCAAGTCATGGGTCACAGTCTTCCACAGTGCTTCAGTATTGGTTAGAGTCCCCTACTCACAGAAGATAAAAACAAACATCATCTTCATTTCACTTCAATAATTGAGATTCCTCCCTATCTGTTCCCTTCCTGCCGCTGTTATAATGATTGTTATTGTTAGCCAGTCTGAGTTATACACGTGCATTTGATGTGGCCCCTTGTTTACTAGTAGGTAATTGCTGTTAAGATCTAAGACCCCTTCCACCAACAAAATACTTGTAGCTGCCATATTCTCATCTGTCTGCTTGGAGGAAGAGGGATACTCTCCTAACTCCAACTCTGCCTCTCCAGTTTACATCCTTGCCAGTCTCTCTACACACTGTCACCATACCGTGGTGTTCAGACTTCACAGGCTGCAACTGCCGTGATTCAGATGTCTTTGCAGAGGTCAGTTTCTACTTGCTACTTCTTGAAATTCAGCTTTGTGTTTACCAGTGCTTAGTGTGTCTCTAGAATGCCAAAGCTGTTACACAATTGACTCGAAACCTGTTCCCGCAGAAGCGTAGCCATGTCTCCTAGCTGCTCCTTATCTGACCCACTGCATCGTGTGGGTGGTGCAAGAAGATGGGCCTCTTGTAGATCGCAGTCTTCATGCTTTGCTTATAGTGCAAGACCGTCTCCGATCGTTCTCAAGATCGACAGTGCCATTGATCCCTCCAAACCAAAGAATTTGGATGCAAGTTCCTCTGCGACTTTTCATCCATCAGGCACAGCCGGAGTAATGGGGGCATCTTCGACTTCCTCTCTCAGATTTTTAGAGAAGTTTGTGTGTTGGAGTACCAGGGATGGAGAAGAGGCGCCTCCCTTCGTCGTCTGCCATGATCCGCTTGTCAAGAAAGAGCTACTGTCATCTGGAACGCAACTCACTTCTTACTGTAATATTGCTCTTGGGAAGTTAAGGCAGAAGAGGCTCTTCTTGGAGCAATCTGGAGCATCCTTCATTGTTATGCCATGCCAGTTCTTACATGCCTGGCATGATGAGATTTCACAGGGTTGTTCGGTTCCTTTCCTGCATGTTGGGGATTGTGCCGTAAAGGAACTCAAAGCTGCAAACTTGAAACCTGTTGAGTATGGAAGTAATGTACGTGTTGGGATTCTGGCCACCGACAATACGTTTGCCACGAACTGTTATCTAGACAAGCTGGAGAGCCAGGTAAACCAactgttttttttattatcagTTATTGTGTGCTTCATGAAAATCTATGTTTCCACTTTCTTTAATAAAGAGGTAGTTATGTTGGCTTTCAATATAAGTTGGGGCTGATCCCCTTTAGTCCAACACAAAGAGGTATCTATTCTTTGTAAGTGTTTTCATATCTTGAAAAATTAAGGAGCAGGATGTAACAAGAAATTGTGTTTCCTACCTTGCTGCTCTGCTTAGGCATTTTAGTAGAAGCAAGGCCTTTCTTTTAAAGTTCATTGTTTAGTATATATGGTACATATTAACCTGGTATggtaatatattattttgaccTATATTGTCCTATGAGAACCGGCTCtatatatttacatcaagtctaTTTGACGGATATCCTTCTTTCCCACAATTCCAGCCAAGGTAACATGGTAACAAAGCATGGTTTAGGATTAGGGTTAGGCTTAAACTAATCCCACCcgaatccaatttttttttccattgttCGTCCACTTGAGGCTGCCCGTCGTTGCGAGTGCGTTTGTCTTCCCGTCAGGCCGCTGTCACTGCCATCCTTCGTCGTTTTTCGTCACTGCCGTCCTTTGTTGTGCCCGCCACGGTTTATCACGCCTCCATCGCGCCCTTGTGCTACCACCCGACCGTGTGCTGCCGCACCCGCCGTGGTCcgtcgtccccccccccctccgcacCTCCACTCGATGTTGCGCCTACGCCTGACCGCACGCCCGCCACAATTCGTTTCTGCTGCTGCGTTGCCGTGGTGCATCGCTCCCCCGTGCCCCACCGCGCGTCCGTCGCGATTCGATTCCGTTGCTATTGTGCACCTGATCCGAAGTAGCCCTGTCACGTCCCAATACcgtaagcatgtcattaagcatgatcatgcatcatgGGCATCATGTTAATCATGAGCTTTGTTCAGTGCTTGTTATTTTCCTATGGTGGTTTTAACTTTTGCTAGTGTTTTGGAAATAACCGACGTTAGAATTTTTGTTAGTTTAATTCTTGCTCAGAAGTGAATCACTGCACAAGCTCTTATAAAAATTTAGCAGCAGTTTTTAGCTCATCTCTCTTAAAAGTGGACCCATCTTGGACTAGCCCACCCCCTCCTTTTTCCCCCACCAGCAGTCCcacctccttctctctccctcactcatcCACGCCCAAGACAGCAGcagctgctctcttctctcctctcaagcactctctccattCCTTCCCACAAAATCCCACCCAAGATcaaggattcaaggtatgcatgctATGCTAACGCATTCCCCACGTCCTTGGCTTCTAATCCATCCAACTTTTGGTTGCatgcatggagatttgaaggATTGGCCACCATTTTCGTCACACCTCTCTTTTCTGATTTTTGCAGCAGCTCGTTcatttcttctccaagcttttcCTTTGAATCTTCCCCAACCGAAGGTCACCATCTTGGGCAGAGGATCTTGGGTAAGTCCCTGGGGTTTCCTTAGTGGAAATGCACATTTTTGGCTCGATCTTAGATGGATTCGTGAGCTTCAAACAAAGGATGGTGAAGCAATATCATGTTCTTGAGGTTTTGAGCTTTTTGGAGTGGATTGAGGTGGAGTTAGTGAATCGTGTTTCTAGAGTGAGCGTAGTAGGTCTAGTACTAAAGTATTAGTGCATGCTTAAGAGTGTTAGTTTTTAACATGCGAATCAAATCAACCAAAAATTGAGCTTTGCAAAGTGCTCTCTGGaggaatccggagtatccgggttaaacCCAGAGGTTTTGGGTGAGCCCAGTTGAGTTTATCCAAAAATCGTGTTGTTTAGCGAGCAATTTGACTTTAGAACCCTTGTACCAGTGCTCTTACGTGTTTGAGTGGGATAGGGTTTTACATGCACGATGGATCAACCAAGGAAAATCGTTGCGAGTTTCAAGTTTGCTAGAATATGGAGTATCTAGGTCCACCTGGACACTCCGGGTAattcattttaattttaatCGAGCACCCTCGCTCGGATTAAAACTCGGACAATTCGACCTAGCCTAGATAATCCGAATTATTTTGAGTTAGGAGTTAACCGAGAACCCAAACCAGAGGTTGACCTAAAGGGTCTGGCCCAACCTAAAGGGTCCaagccggagactccggcctgaCCCAGACTATCTGGATGTCTATCAACTTCCAATGTAGTTTAGTTCGCAAATCTTCTTTGTTCCTTTGTATGTCTTGTACTCTTAGCTTGATGTTATGACGCATCCACTACAGTTATGCATCATGTAACGCATCTTATTGCATTTATTTCATACTCATCGTTGCACGCATTCTTCTTTAATGAACGAAGGACCGGAGGGTGACGTGGGTGTGATCAGGGGCGATCCGGATTTCAttgttgtgaattgtgatcaagCTGAACCACGAGGCAAGCATATAAGAATTTTCATcatattactttggatcatatattatgtcaattgataagttatatTTTCTGTATGTTTACATGTCAATGAGTATTATGtcagattttgggttagatcaTATTGGTTGCATTACCCTCCCTTGATATTGTTTAtcgcttgatcctttgtaaTCTGAGTTGTTCATGTCACATAATGGTATAACTTAAAAGGAATACATTATTCTTAGCATttcataggtcatcggtagaagtcgagcggtggttcggccATCGTTCACGAGCTTACGATTTActttatatcacaaagataatgatgatggaggatggtgtaagtTATTGAGGACGAGCCGAGATTTAggcgggcaatagggatggctcgagaagggagtctcggatgctataggcctGCTTGAATCGATTAAACACCGTCCATtattgtagttggctttagcatttGTCAATACTTACCATGTATCTGTATATGGgacggatgagccgaataccttatgtagctgtgatcttttAGCATGCTAGTCTCGTGTGTTGTCGGTATAATAGGTTTGGAAGGGGTATTTAGTTTACTTTGGGaatagttctagatgacccccgcatGCCGAGATGCATATTCAAACATTTagggcttatttgggaaaggtttacatgagtaccccttgtgtggacctgtgtggtcacgcaagccatatggtcctcaagtcgtgtgggtaatggagtactcactgtagggtgtaaaacaattcgaattatcgcgctctcggttatgagcacgcttctattcatttgcatcaatcatagagtttcaGTTGTGGTcatgatggtatgttgggaaatgtatggtgatgttgttgaagttttaatacggttcaagttataattatggtatggtaACGATCTTAGGATATAaggttgtttatggttaggtgtagatgcttacattTGAGTCAAAATTTCTCTTGCATAtaaaattcatttaaccttgtgcccgagtccttgctaattattCAAATTgtattctccttggagtcgggctatttataagtgcccattatggattaagtcttgcaagtgcCTTCGTCCTCACGtgcttcgtttgctttttagaTGAGGAAGGTTTAGTTTTTGGCTATTTTACGCGCACCGATGTTGGCGACGGACAGGATTAGTGCCATTCTACTCGTGTATTGTTATTTTGAGATGGCGCCTTAGGGCAAATGacgctacccatcttttgtcgtCATGTAACTTATTCCGTTGCATAGCTACTCTAGCAAATGCTCGAGTTATGTATTTTattgtaaagtttaatctacttaaaaacttgtaacttaatttaattacttactctttattatgtcttgtgattatgtgcttgttgtaaaggcgtgtgttccgatcttgaaaATAAAT
This region includes:
- the LOC133904134 gene encoding uncharacterized protein LOC133904134 isoform X1; translation: MGASSTSSLRFLEKFVCWSTRDGEEAPPFVVCHDPLVKKELLSSGTQLTSYCNIALGKLRQKRLFLEQSGASFIVMPCQFLHAWHDEISQGCSVPFLHVGDCAVKELKAANLKPVEYGSNVRVGILATDNTFATNCYLDKLESQGFEVLCPDKASMERTVLPSVDAFRKGDMEGARNLLRVSLQVLLVRAVNMVILASDDLVGILPDDDPLLKKCMDPLDALVREAIICARTPRP
- the LOC133904134 gene encoding uncharacterized protein LOC133904134 isoform X2 — translated: MGASSTSSLRFLEKFVCWSTRDGEEAPPFVVCHDPLVKKELLSSGTQLTSYCNIALGKLRQKRLFLEQSGASFIVMPCQFLHAWHDEISQGCSVPFLHVGDCAVKELKAANLKPVEYGSNVRVGILATDNTFATNCYLDKLESQDLMASSGVTNNRTIATSMELHLQLHPIDGV